From Rutidosis leptorrhynchoides isolate AG116_Rl617_1_P2 chromosome 3, CSIRO_AGI_Rlap_v1, whole genome shotgun sequence, a single genomic window includes:
- the LOC139897252 gene encoding uncharacterized protein codes for MKTIATLFVAVLLVASQLPLGLTFSSTTPAFLWSNVQDGSKANKVKEAVSYQTLSPKDLAKSVMSEGGWSNLLCSNKKAEESVDLAIVFVGRESLDISGRKREDRTLLNLLKASFTKAAFSLAYPYVIASESNEPLQSSLVSELAETCGNGAAGLSKLGITESCAAKDGNFEKLTDINSVHEYVATSMEKKSNGQTPLVVFCNGGPDSLNGNEESRFEGQVFSELITSVEKTGAKYSVLYVSDPGVIRYPSYRQVDRFLAEKSGNSSHDSNGCDGVCQIKSTMLEGLFVGLVLLIILISGLCCMAGIDTPTRFETPQE; via the exons ATGAAGACAATTGCAACCCTTTTTGTGGCAGTCTTACTTGTGGCATCCCAACTGCCACTCGGGCTTACGTTCTCATCTACGACCCCTGCGTTTTTGTGGTCAAATGTCCAAGATGG ATCAAAAGCCAACAAAGTGAAGGAAGCTGTAAGCTACCAAACCCTGTCTCCAAAGGACTTGGCCAAATCTGTCATGTCAGAAGGTGGCTGGTCAAACTTACTG TGCTCTAATAAGAAAGCTGAAGAATCTGTTGATCTTGCAATCGTTTTTGTTGGGAGAGAG TCTCTGGATATTTCTGGACGTAAACGTGAAGACAGAACACTGCTGAACTTGCTCAAG GCATCATTCACAAAGGCAGCATTTTCTTTAGCATACCCGTATGTCATTGCATCTGAATCAAACGAGCCTCTACAAAGTTCATTAGTTTCCGAGTTAGCAGAAACTTGTGGAAATGGTGCAGCAGGATTAAGCAAGCTTGGTATAACGGAGTCATGTGCTGCCAAAGATGGAAACTTTGAGAAACTTACCGACATCAACTCGGTCCAT GAATATGTAGCTACAAGTATGGAAAAGAAATCCAACGGGCAGACACCATTGGTTGTGTTTTGCAATGGAGGTCCCGACTCACTGAACGGAAATGAGGAATCACGTTTTGAAG GCCAAGTTTTCTCGGAGCTCATTACTTCTGTAGAGAAGACAGGAGCGAAATACTCAGTTTTATACGTGTCCGACCCTGGTGTCATCAGGTATCCTTCGTACCGCCAGGTGGACAGGTTTCTTGCAGAAAAATCTGGAAATTCATCACACGACTCCAATGGGTGTGACGGCGTTTGCCAAATTAAGTCAACAATGTTGGAAGGACTTTTTGTG GGACTGGTTTTGCTCATTATTCTGATATCCGGACTTTGTTGTATGGCTGGAATCGACACCCCAACAAGATTCGAAACTCCTCAAGAATAA